Part of the Burkholderia sp. FERM BP-3421 genome, ATCGCACGTGAGCTGCTGGGCTTGCGCGAGCGCCGCGAGCATCGCGCGCGTATCGGCATCATCCTCGACGATCAGTACGTAGGGCATGGTGGCTCCTTCATGGATCGCATCATTCGCAGGCACCGCGACGCGAGATGACACGACGCGAATCCGGTCGGCAACATTGACCTGTCCGCCATCCAATCAGTAAAAACGAAACGCACGCCATGAGGCGGCGACGTCATCACTATAGGAACCGTGCACCGGCCGAAACGTTCGATCGAATATTCCTATCCGACCGTGTGCGGTGCATTGCGAGATTTAATTCATTTGAAGAACGAATCCGCTACGCTTGTCAGTACTGAGCAATCATCAAGCATCCCCCTTCTTGCGCGGACACTGCGGCGCATGCCACCCGCGGCCTCCCGCACAGCGAGCGATCCATGTCGAAACAGATCAACGACAGCCGGCGGCTGTTGGGCAATTCGTATTCGATGCAAACGTTGATGGGCAAACTGGAAAAGATATCGGCCACCCGCGCCAGTGTCCTGATCGTCGGCGAAAGCGGCGTCGGCAAGGATCTTGCCGCGCGGCTCGTGCACGACCTGAGCCCGCGTCGCGACGCACCGTTCGTGCCGGTCAACTGCGGCGCGATTCCGCCCGAACTCGCCGAGTCGCAGCTGTTCGGCCACGAGAAAGGCAGCTTCACGGGCGCCGTCGCGCAACACATCGGCTTTTTCGAGGCCGCGCGCGGCGGCACGATCTTCCTCGATGAAATCGCGGAGATGCCGCGCGCATTGCAGGTCAAGCTGCTGCGCGCGCTCGAAGCGAACGCGATCACGCGCGTCGGCGGCACCGCGGCGATTCCGCTCGACGTGCGCATCGTCGCCGCGACCCATCACGATCCCGGCGAGTCGGTCCGCGACGGCCGGCTGCGCGAGGACCTGTTCTATCGCATCGCCGTGTTCGCGCTGCGCATCCCGGCGCTGCGCCAGCGCGAGGACGACATCGAGCACATCGCGCGCGATTTCGTCGACGGGTTGAACGCGCGTCACCACACGCGCAAGCGGCTGTCGCCGCAGGCGCTGAAAAGCCTGCGCGGCTATCCGTGGCCGGGCAACGTCCGCGAGTTGCGCAACACCATCGAGCGGGCCTACATCCTCGCGAACGAGCAGATCGAGGTCATGCCGCCCCCGCGCCTGCCGCCGCGCATCGAGATCCGCAAGAACGCGATGATCCTGCCGATCGGCGCGACGCTCGCGCATGTCCAGCAGCGCTTCATCGCCGCGTCGCTGAATCATTTCGACGGCAACAAGCAGCGCACCGCGAAGGCGCTCGGGATCAGCCTCAAGACGCTGTACAACCGGCTCGCGCTGATGCGGGAGCCGGGGGACAGCGAGCCGGGGGCTTGATGCGCTGATGCTTCGGCGATTTGATGCCGTGCGCGTTGGAGGTGCGGCAGCGGCAGCAGAATATGCACGAGCCACCGGGTGCGAGACGCGGACCGCTCTCGACCGATGCGAAATGACACGCAGCGGATGGTTTTTACACGCGCGACGATTCGTCATCCGGATCCCCTCATGCGTTGCGCGATGGATCCGCTTGACGCGCAAACCACGCATCGTCGGCCGCGAGCGCGTGTTCGCGGGTCGCTCTCGATCGATGCGAAATGACACACCGTGGATGGTTTT contains:
- a CDS encoding sigma-54 interaction domain-containing protein, with product MSKQINDSRRLLGNSYSMQTLMGKLEKISATRASVLIVGESGVGKDLAARLVHDLSPRRDAPFVPVNCGAIPPELAESQLFGHEKGSFTGAVAQHIGFFEAARGGTIFLDEIAEMPRALQVKLLRALEANAITRVGGTAAIPLDVRIVAATHHDPGESVRDGRLREDLFYRIAVFALRIPALRQREDDIEHIARDFVDGLNARHHTRKRLSPQALKSLRGYPWPGNVRELRNTIERAYILANEQIEVMPPPRLPPRIEIRKNAMILPIGATLAHVQQRFIAASLNHFDGNKQRTAKALGISLKTLYNRLALMREPGDSEPGA